The Alnus glutinosa chromosome 7, dhAlnGlut1.1, whole genome shotgun sequence genome includes a region encoding these proteins:
- the LOC133872822 gene encoding metallothionein-like protein 2, producing the protein MSCCGGNCGCGSACKCGSGCGGCKMYPDMGYTEKTTTETLVLGVATQKAHFEGAEMGVGAENGCKCGSNCTCDPCTCK; encoded by the exons ATGTCGTGCTGCGGAGGAAACTGTGGTTGCGGATCTGCCTGCAAGTGCGGCAGCGGATGTGGAGG ATGCAAGATGTACCCTGACATGGGCTACACAGAGAAGACCACCACCGAGACCCTTGTTCTTGGTGTTGCTACCCAGAAGGC ACACTTTGAAGGAGCTGAGATGGGCGTGGGGGCCGAGAATGGCTGCAAGTGCGGATCGAACTGCACCTGTGACCCATGCACTTGTaaatga
- the LOC133872820 gene encoding kinesin-like protein KIN-10B, translating to MNPNSISKVRVIVRVRPFLPHEISSKNSDLTPWVSVLDQDSEYREEVTVYLKDKDTSRNECYRLDSFFGQEDNNLGSIFYKEVSPLIPGIFHGYNATVFAYGATGSGKTYTMQGTDEQPGLMPLAMSTILSLCQSTGSTAEMSYYEVYMDRCYDLLELKAKEIAILGDKDGKIHLRGLSRVPVKSMSEFYEEFSRGVQRRKVAHTDLNDVSSRSHGVLVISISTPSGDGSVAVVTGKLNLIDLAGNEDNRRTCNEGIRLQESGKINQSLFALSNVIYALNNNKPRMPYRESKLTRILQDSLGGTSRAIMVACLNPGEYQESVHTVSLAARSRHISNFVSSAHKLETPKDKMDMEAKLRAWLESKGKTKSAQKFGAFNSPFMGKTPSSVSSIKKPSIFRSSVKAKATTNQAASAAKERFIPEPVMNLFNNEGPVDASKEIGQVAGMSNKEEAVAAADGILSESNTYLPDEPSDKEENMASAANGVEASPVMTNAYLPDEPSDKEENVTFAVNSVGSSPVTEKTNALQSSSRKVLSQIDTNINRKPLEGLTSTGQPCPDFFEPITPKRTFIDTSPNKLQILGTPLDKFNAQSSNLKSYLIKEYIDFLNKASKEELLELKGIGIKRAEYIIELREASPFKSLSDLEKIGLSSKQVHNLFTRAARGIFDRPADSTPSCSGSQILQL from the exons ATGAACCCCAACTCGATCTCCAAGGTCAGAGTCATTGTGAGGGTGCGTCCCTTTCTCCCCCACGAGATTTCCAGCAAGAACAGTGACCTTACACCATGGGTTTCAGTTCTTGATCAAGATTCCGAGTACCGTGAAGAAGTCACCGTTTATCTCAAAGATAAAGATACCAG CCGAAATGAGTGCTATCGGTTGGACTCTTTCTTTGGCCAAGAGGACAACAATTTGGGTTCGATCTTTTACAAAGAAGTGAGCCCTTTGATTCCTGGAATTTTCCATGGCTACAATGCAACTGTGTTTGCCTACGGGGCTACAGGCAGTGGAAAGACTTATACCATGCAg GGCACTGATGAGCAGCCAGGTCTGATGCCGCTAGCCATGTCTACAATTCTCTCATTGTGCCAAAGCACAGGAAGCACAGCAGAGATGTCGTACTACGAGGTCTATATGGACAGGTGTTATGATCTTTTAGAGCTCAAAGCGAAGGAAATAGCGATTTTGGGTGATAAAGATGGGAAAATTCATCTTCGGGGACTATCTCGAGTCCCTGTAAAGTCAATGTCCGAATTCTATGAGGAATTTTCTCGTGGGGTTCAGAGGCGGAAAGTCGCGCACACAGATCTCAACGATGTCTCTAGCAGGAGCCACGGGGTGCTTGTGATTTCTATTTCCACTCCTTCTGGTGATGGCTCTGTAGCTGTTGTTACTGGGAAGCTCAACCTCATAGACTTGGCAG GTAATGAAGATAATAGAAGAACCTGCAATGAAGGGATTCGTCTCCAAGAGAGTGGCAAGATCAACCAGTCCTTATTCGCATTGTCAAATGTGATTTATGCACTGAACAATAACAAACCACGCATGCCCTATAGAGAAAGCAAATTGACCCGAATATTACAGGACTCTCTTGGTGGAACAAGTCGTGCTATAATGGTTGCTTGCCTG AATCCGGGAGAGTACCAGGAATCCGTTCATACTGTCAGCTTGGCTGCCCGGTCCCGGCACATCTCCAATTTTGTATCTTCAGCTCATAAGCTTGAGACCCCAAAGGATAAAATGGACATGGAGGCCAAACTGCGCGCTTGGCTTGAATCTAAAGGCAAGACAAAGAGTGCACAAAAATTTGGAGCATTCAACTCTCCTTTTATGGGCAAAACTCCAAGTTCTGTAAGCTCTATTAAGAAACCCAGTATCTTTCGTAGCTCTGTGAAAGCAAAGGCTACAACCAACCAAGCTGCTTCTGCAGCAAAAGAAAG GTTTATTCCTGAGCCTGTCATGAATTTGTTTAACAATGAAGGTCCAGTGGATGCCTCCAAGGAG ATTGGGCAAGTTGCTGGTATGTCAAATAAGGAAGAGGCTGTGGCTGCCGCTGATGGAATTCTATCAGAGTCAAATACGTACTTGCCCG ATGAACCATCTGATAAAGAGGAGAATATGGCATCTGCTGCTAACGGTGTTGAGGCATCCCCAGTTATGACAAATGCTTACTTGCCCG ATGAACCATCTGATAAAGAGGAGAATGTGACATTTGCTGTCAACAGTGTTGGGTCATCCCCAGTTACTGAGAAGACAAATGCACTGCAGAGTTCTTCAAGAAAAGTTCTTTCCCAAATAGACACCAATATAAATCGAAAACCCCTCGAGGGACTCACATCCACAGGCCAACCATGCCCAGATTTCTTTGAGCCAATTACTCCCAAAAGAACTTTTATTGATACCTCTCCAAACAAGCTGCAAATACTTGGCACCCCACTTGATAAATTCAATGCACAGAGTTCCAATTTGAAG AGCTATCTTATTAAAGAATATATTGACTTCTTAAATAAAGCTAGCAA AGAGGAGCTGCTAGAGTTAAAG GGGATTGGAATAAAAAGGGCAGAGTACATAATTGAACTCCGAGAAGCAAGCCCATTCAAATCG TTGAGTGATTTGGAGAAGATAGGCCTTTCATCCAAGCAG GTTCACAACTTGTTCACCAGAGCTGCAAGAGGAATTTTTGATAGACCAGCAGATTCAACTCCCAGTTGTTCAGGTTCACAGATTTTACAGCTTTGA
- the LOC133873778 gene encoding mitochondrial import inner membrane translocase subunit Tim9-like — MDKSMIADLESLPEEDKARMSTMIEQLQIRDSLRMYNSLVERCFTDCVDTFQRKALTKQEETCVRRCAEKFLKHSMRVGMRFAELNQGAATTD, encoded by the exons ATGGACAAGAGCATGATAGCAGACTTGGAGTCTCTTCCTGAAGAAGATAAGGCCCGAATGTCCACCATGATCGAACAGCTTCAGATCCGCGACAG TCTAAGGATGTATAATTCATTGGTGGAGAGATGTTTTACGGACTGTGTAGACACCTTCCAGCGCAAAGCCCTGACCAAGCAAGAGGAGACATGTGTGCGTAGGTGCGCCGAGAAGTTCCTGAAGCACTCAATGCGTGTTGGCATGAGATTTGCGGAGCTAAACCAAGGAGCGGCTACAACAGATTAA